A part of Terriglobus roseus genomic DNA contains:
- a CDS encoding chloride channel protein: protein MTIEKPRGGWLSRSLPLVHEDLSSTYERNLHRWLIVAPVVGITAGLGITAVATVLLRYVWPSVLALYLEHHWIIIPGLTLGGIVTGLLMQFGTPDPNLHSTEEVIEMYHENDGKIDLRSTPVKLIAAITTVGSGGSAALEGPAIYGGAAIGTWVWSRLSKISALGLTPRHRRILLLCGAAAGMSAVFRAPLTGIVFALEMPYKDDMAHEALVPSLIASVVSYMTLGVFFGSEPLFAFTASPSYTPKDLVWCAVLGMLIGLIAMTFVISFRRLRRAVVQSPVPHWIKMGIGGLGTALCGLIFLHFYPGILVPLGPNYEAVRMIIGQNHSTPELLLFTLMKLAATACTLGVGGVSAMFVPLFLSGGSLGAAFGQSVVHTQTLGLYEAVGMTSFISAAYKAPLAAVVFMAETTGGHGFLIPALVGAAIAYVISGDASVSPAQHVHSRESAA from the coding sequence GGCTGATCGTCGCTCCTGTTGTTGGCATTACTGCAGGCTTGGGAATTACTGCCGTTGCAACCGTTCTGCTGCGTTACGTCTGGCCAAGTGTGCTGGCACTGTATCTTGAGCATCATTGGATCATCATTCCAGGCTTAACACTCGGCGGTATCGTCACTGGTCTTCTCATGCAATTTGGAACGCCCGATCCGAATCTGCATTCCACGGAAGAAGTGATCGAGATGTATCACGAGAACGATGGAAAGATCGATTTGCGCTCGACACCTGTGAAGTTGATCGCAGCTATCACTACTGTGGGGTCTGGCGGAAGCGCAGCGCTTGAAGGTCCCGCAATTTATGGCGGAGCAGCTATTGGCACATGGGTTTGGTCGCGGTTGTCCAAAATCTCAGCGCTCGGGCTTACCCCGCGCCATCGCCGCATCTTGTTATTGTGTGGCGCTGCGGCAGGCATGTCCGCAGTCTTTCGCGCGCCTCTCACCGGTATCGTCTTTGCGTTGGAAATGCCATACAAAGACGACATGGCGCATGAGGCTCTTGTGCCGTCTCTGATCGCGTCGGTTGTTTCCTATATGACACTCGGTGTCTTCTTCGGCAGCGAGCCGTTGTTTGCATTCACCGCGTCGCCCTCGTACACACCCAAAGACCTTGTCTGGTGCGCAGTATTGGGGATGTTGATTGGTCTTATCGCCATGACCTTTGTCATTTCATTCCGCAGGTTGCGCCGAGCAGTGGTCCAGTCGCCGGTGCCGCACTGGATCAAGATGGGAATCGGTGGGCTGGGAACGGCTCTCTGCGGCCTGATATTCCTGCATTTCTATCCCGGAATCCTTGTTCCGCTCGGCCCAAATTACGAGGCAGTGCGAATGATCATTGGTCAGAATCACTCAACGCCAGAGCTACTGTTGTTCACATTGATGAAGCTTGCAGCAACCGCGTGCACGCTGGGAGTGGGCGGAGTTAGCGCAATGTTTGTTCCGTTGTTCTTAAGTGGTGGAAGTCTTGGAGCAGCATTCGGTCAAAGCGTCGTTCACACACAGACCTTAGGGCTGTATGAGGCTGTTGGAATGACATCCTTCATCTCCGCAGCTTACAAAGCTCCGCTAGCGGCTGTGGTGTTTATGGCTGAAACAACTGGTGGCCACGGATTCTTGATTCCTGCCCTCGTAGGTGCAGCGATTGCGTATGTGATCTCTGGCGACGCATCCGTATCGCCAGCACAACATGTCCATTCGCGGGAATCGGCGGCTTAA